From one Ctenopharyngodon idella isolate HZGC_01 chromosome 15, HZGC01, whole genome shotgun sequence genomic stretch:
- the LOC127496293 gene encoding protein sel-1 homolog 3, with amino-acid sequence MMGDLSFCWLCLHVIVSMLLTGCLSRSSTGNVAFLDAPDAPVSNCPLRVQYTCYESSEVHVQVLVSFDTGSTSVVFHKYWTCEPGRVRTRVMIVSFPDWLVYRPDWIVRSSDWVLSCLLRGWIGPGESIGPGRFSLASVTVPLDIHSPLSRPFKQHLLCTNWDTDLLWRVRRDGMPQCAEENEVTSFLSTLYASTGELYGIIKTLQPFRNEVLEGLRIKSIYYPWCAVSFWVLLTKPCSNHLCGLLHHIDVKNNYATPTLFLTDTGKIHIQVHGDAGHSSAFLSSFKVPLHQWCRINLEILGRMAKLSIACTDGQQKFVMKADEHIFGINVMLDDTHGYFVLGGGKFIRGIEGYYGPTTFYRTQGLPADTDEIHLPHVISKVNITGWFQSCQNFKSELFLSVSSHSLTLKRLSDSCLDTYTELLLNHSTVNSTEQSMFFESQTNPYRRQVAQLTKLLSQKYGGVNATAVGRMLYALVLRKISTAHSVEVITRMMPFLLHSGCLGDYRALHLSSVLYSSGIGVKRQPYKAWLLSLLAAQKDWRLALLRLGHMHHVGDLEVTPDRDLSYAYYINIARQTSMDQKKPTPQQTFVELIRLNDEETLKAQTNENDDLFYWLKLQARSGVAEAEQAMGRMLFWGQQGVSPDIQTAVKHYERGAIKLNDPVSMYDYAIVLLTGQGVPKDVQKGVTFLKKAIEQGSVPALTALGWYFEQYEKDYEKAVHLWEEADAKGHPDAAMNLGVFYSQGLYPGEPADQFKAYKYYLKSAQRGLLNGGIELADIWIHGIPGQVARRPAEAVLWVKWASEQNGYLGTVLRNGLNAYFKGDWIMSLIYYLSAAESGFEAAQFNVAYLCELNSGSLDPALVTHCMLRYYNMSIQAQVPAPYALIRMGDLLYGEQALGRKEVSDAAEMYKKAALKNEPQGWYNLGLLVQNGESLPFSVLSELNLLHLHLTDRQKLLITLYQRCRETNITDAYLPCTLALFSAHLRSFQVHQDTTMKLIATVSAAAIGTLSFAFGLFKWRTTPLHQTSQTSASSQTQGEEEEES; translated from the exons ATGATGGGAGATTTGAGTTTTTGTTGGTTGTGTTTGCATGTCATTGTTTCT ATGCTTTTAACTGGCTGTCTGAGCCGATCCAGCACAGGTAATGTGGCTTTCCTCGACGCACCTGACGCGCCAGTCTCCAATTGTCCTTTACGCGTTCAGTACACCTGTTATGAGTCGTCCGAAGTACACGTTCAGGTTCTGGTTTCTTTCGATACTGGATCTACCTCAGTTGTTTTTCACAAATACTGGACCTGCGAGCCCGGACGTGTCAGAACCCGAGTGATGATCGTGAGTTTTCCTGACTGGCTTGTGTACCGACCCGATTGGATAGTACGCAGTTCTGACTGGGTTCTCAGCTGTTTATTGCGTGGCTGGATCGGCCCTGGTGAATCCATCGGGCCGGGCAGGTTTTCTCTAGCCAGTGTCACGGTTCCCCTCGATATTCACTCACCACTGAGTCGACCCTTCAAACAACACCTGCTTTGTACCAACTGGGACACAGACCTTCTCTGGAGAGTCAGGAGAGATGGCATGCCACAGTGCGCAGAAGAAAAtg AGGTGACATCTTTTCTTTCCACATTGTATGCCTCTACTGGTGAGCTTTATGGCATCATCAAAACCCTCCAGCCATTCAGAAATGAAGTTTTGGAAGGGCTGAGAATCAAATCCATCTATTACCCCTG GTGTGCCGTTTCTTTCTGGGTTTTGTTGACAAAACCTTGCAGTAACCATTTATGTGGACTGCTGCACCACATTgatgtgaaaaataattatgCCACCCCTACCTTGTTCCTCACTGACACTG GTAAGATTCACATCCAGGTGCATGGAGATGCCGGGCACTCATCAGCGTTTCTTTCATCGTTTAAGGTTCCTCTTCATCAGTGGTGTCGTATCAACCTGGAGATTCTGGGACGAATG GCAAAACTTTCTATTGCATGTACTGACGGACAGCAGAAATTTGTTATGAAAGCTGATGAGCATAT ATTTGGCATAAACGTCATGTTGGATGACACGCATGGCTATTTTGTGCTTGGTGGAGGTAAATTCATACGGGGGATTGAAGGATATTATGGACCGACTACATTCTATCGCACACAGGGGCTCCCAGCTGACACG GATGAGATTCACCTTCCTCATGTAATATCAAAGGTGAATATAACTGGATGGTTCCAGTCTTGTCAAAATTTCAAATCCGAGCTTTTCCTCTCTGTGTCAAGTCACTCTCTCACTTTAAAGAGACTATCAG ACAGCTGTTTGGACACATACACAGAGCTGCTGCTGAATCACAGTACAGTGAACTCAACAGAGCAATCTATGTTCTTCGAATCTCAAACAAATCCTTACAGACGCCAAGTTGCACAGTTGACCAAACTACTGTCACAGAAATATG GCGGGGTGAATGCTACAGCAGTGGGCAGGATGTTGTATGCTCTAGTCCTCCGTAAGATCAGTACAGCTCACAGTGTGGAGGTTATAACCAGGATGATGCCTTTCCTGCTGCATTCTGGCTGCTTAGGAGACTATAGAGCACTACATCTGTCCTCTGTGCTCTACAGCAGTGGAATCGGAGTCAAGAGACAGCCGTACAAG GCTTGGCTGTTGTCCCTGTTGGCAGCTCAGAAGGACTGGAGATTGGCGCTCTTGCGTTTAGGGCACATGCACCATGTTGGTGACCTGGAGGTGACCCCTGACCGTGACCTTTCCTATGCTTATTACATCAATATTGCGAGACAAACCAGCATGGATCAGAAGAAACCCACCCCACAGCAA ACGTTTGTTGAGTTAATACGTTTAAATGATGAAGAGACCCTGAAGGCCCAAACCAATGAAAATGACGATCTATTTTACTGGCTAAAGCTGCAGGCACGAAGTGGAGTGGCTGAAGCTGAG caagcaaTGGGTCGTATGTTGTTCTGGGGTCAGCAAGGTGTGTCTCCAGACATCCAGACAGCAGTGAAACACTATGAAAGAGGAGCCATCAAACTCAATGACCCCGTGTCCATGTACGACTACGCCATTGTGCTCCTTACG GGTCAAGGAGTTCCAAAAGATGTTCAGAAAGGCGTTACATTCCTGAAGAAAGCAATAGAACAG GGGTCTGTTCCCGCTCTCACAGCTCTAGGCTGGTACTTTGAGCAGTATGAGAAGGATTATGAGAAGGCGGTACATCTGTGGGAAGAAGCTGATGCCAAAGGTCACCCTGATGCTGCCATGAATTTGGGAGTTTTCTATTCCCAGGGTCTTTATCCTGGAGAACCTGCCGACCAG TTTAAGGCATATAAGTACTACTTAAAGTCAGCCCAGAGAGGACTCTTAAATGGTGGCATTGAATTGGCTGATATTTGGATTCATGGGATCCCCGGCCAAGTTGCTCGACGCCCAGCGGAGGCTGTTCT TTGGGTTAAATGGGCATCTGAACAGAATGGATATCTGGGAACAGTCTTGAGGAACGGGCTGAATGCCTATTTCAAAGGAGACTG GATCATGTCTTTGATTTATTATCTCAGTGCAGCAGAGAGCGGATTTGAAGCTGCTCAGTTTAATGTGGCGTACCTCTGTGAACTCAACTCA GGCTCTTTGGATCCAGCACTGGTGACTCATTGCATGTTAAGATATTATAATATGTCAATACAGGCTCAAGTTCCAGCTCCTTATG CTTTGATCAGAATGGGAGATCTGTTGTATGGTGAACAGGCTTTGGGCAGAAAAGAGGTTTCTGATGCTGCAGAGATGTACAAGAAAGCAGCTCTCAAAAACGAACCACAG GGTTGGTATAATCTTGGCCTGCTTGTCCAAAACGGAGAGTCTCTGCCGTTCAGTGTTCTTTCTGAGCTTAATTTGCTACACCTTCActtaacagacagacagaagctTCTCATCACTCTGTACCAAAG ATGCAGAGAGACGAATATCACCGATGCATACCTGCCATGCACACTGGCACTGTTCAGCGCACACCTACGATCTTTCCAAGTACATCAGGATACTACTATGAAG CTCATTGCCACAGtttcagcagcagcaataggAACTCTGTCTTTTGCATTCGGACTCTTTAAATGGAGGACAACACCACTCCACCAAACATCCCAAACATCTGCTTCCAGCCAAACCCAgggggaggaagaggaagaatcCTAA
- the trpc2a gene encoding short transient receptor potential channel 2: MPALCLVYWIAPKSKLGKLLKVPVIKFLLHSASYMWFLITLLAESIFMEIYRSDFASRKQNILHNSLHMIWVAGFFWFECKEVWLEGLKSYFLDLWNILDMMVLSMYLASFTLRILIMLKGYFLCQDTSTQELCDYFTNTVREDWKQEDPQLIAETLFAVTSMLSFTRLAYILPAHESLGTLQISMGRMIDDMMRFMFILMIIGTAFLCGINNIYVPYVVSPHLGRFNETFNFLFWTMFGMANQEYVDMPDYALAEFVGRIFYGIFTLLIVIVLLNMLIAMISNSFQRIEDDADVEWKFARSKLYLSYFREGLTMPVPFNIIPSPKALFYVLRSIFQKICCCCNKKAPEYPPITSVSSNTLNSSGGQGEGRVPYRLQVTKALVHRYIEAARREFEESKRKDVGNRITELNKVVGRLHTEMKDFHQKLQWRRKSEPDQANILGKYIMGARNNFRDFDKNEAMGCENTGLHISKQHTEEDDEKKEEEIKAGEMVPEEREEPESEDPVEPVPGEETTFETVSTPDV; this comes from the exons ATGCCGGCTCTGTGCCTTGTCTACTGGATCGCCCCCAAGTCCAAG CTGGGTAAACTGCTGAAGGTTCCCGTCATTAAGTTCCTGTTACACTCTGCGTCATACATGTGGTTCCTCATCACCCTTTTGGCGGAGTCGATTTTCATGGAGATCTACCGTAGCGATTTCGCCTCCCGAAAGCAAAACATTCTCCACAACTCTCTTCACATGATATGGGTTGCAG GTTTCTTCTGGTTTGAGTGTAAGGAAGTTTGGCTTGAGGGTTTGAAGAGTTACTTCTTGGATTTATGGAACATTCTGGATATGATGGTGCTGAGCATGTATCTGGCGTCCTTCACACTGCGCATTCTTATCATGCTAAAGGGATATTTTCTCTGTCAGGACACCAGCACACAAGAGCTATGTGACTATTTCACCAACACAG TACGAGAGGACTGGAAACAAGAGGATCCTCAGCTGATTGCAGAGACTCTCTTTGCCGTGACCAGCATGCTGAGTTTCACACGTCTTGCCTACATTCTGCCGGCCCATGAATCCCTGGGAACCCTGCAGATATCCATGGGTAGAATGATCGATGACATGATGAG GTTCATGTTCATCCTCATGATTATTGGAACAGCATTTTTGTGTGGAATAAACAACATATACGTCCCATATGTTGTTTCCCCACATCTTGGCAG atttaatgAGACATTTAACTTCCTCTTCTGGACCATGTTTGGAATGGCAAACCAAGAATATGTAGACATGCCTGATTATGCTCTGGCTGAGTTTGTAGGAAGGATCTTCTATGGGATATTCACACTGCTCATCGTCATAGTGCTCCTGAACATGCTTATTGCCATGATCTCCAATTCATTTCAGAGGATTGAG GATGATGCAGATGTCGAGTGGAAGTTTGCTCGCTCTAAACTCTACCTCAGTTACTTCAGGGAGGGTCTCACTATGCCAGTTCCCTTTAATATCATCCCATCTCCAAAGGCTCTCTTTTATGTCTTAAG AAGCATCTTCCAAAAGATTTGCTGTTGCTGTAACAAGAAAGCCCCAGAATATCCTCCCATCACATCTGTG tcTAGCAATACCCTGAATAGCAGCGGAGGTCAAGGTGAGGGCAGAGTGCCATACCGCCTGCAGGTGACCAAGGCTCTAGTGCACCGTTACATCGAAGCCGCACGCAGAGAGTTTGAAGAGAGCAAGCGTAAAG ATGTCGGGAACAGAATTACCGAGCTGAATAAAGTTGTCGGCCGGCTGCACACCGAGATGAAGGACTTCCACCAGAAGCTGCAGTGGCGGCGCAAAAGCGAGCCAGACCAGGCCAACATTCTGGGCAAATACATCATGGGGGCAAGAAACAATTTCCGTGACTTTGATAAGAATGAGGCCATGGGGTGTGAAAACACAGGTCTGCACATCAGTAAGCAGCACACAGAAGAGGACGATGAGAAGAAGGAAGAAGAGATCAAAGCAGGAGAGATGGTCCCAGAGGAGAGGGAGGAGCCCGAGTCTGAGGACCCCGTGGAACCTGTCCCAGGAGAAGAAACTACTTTTGAGACTGTTAGCACTCCTGATGTATGA